A part of Neovison vison isolate M4711 chromosome 6, ASM_NN_V1, whole genome shotgun sequence genomic DNA contains:
- the EPHB3 gene encoding ephrin type-B receptor 3, with amino-acid sequence MARARPPPPPPPGLLPLLPPLLLLPLLLPAGCRALEETLMDTKWVTSELAWTSHPESGWEEVSGYDEAMNPIRTYQVCNVQESSQNNWLRTGFIWRREVQRVYVELKFTVRDCNSIPNIPGSCKETFNLFYYEADSDVASASSPFWMENPYVKVDTIAPDESFSRLDTGRVNTKVRSFGPLSKAGFYLAFQDQGACMSLISVRAFYKKCASTTAGFALFPETLTGAEPTSLVIAPGTCIANAVEVSVPLKLYCNGDGEWMVPVGACTCAAGHEPAAKDSQCRPCPPGSYKAKQGEGPCLSCPPNSRTTSPAASICTCHSNFYRADSDSADSACTTVPSPPRGVISNVNETTLILEWSEPRDLGGRDDLLYNVICKKCRGGPGAGGTSACSRCDDNVEFVPRQLGLTERRVHISHLLAHTRYTFEVQAVNGVSGKSPLPPRYAAVNITTNQAAPSEVPTLHLHSSSGSSLTLSWAPPERPNGVILDYEMKYFEKSEGIASTVTSQKNSVQLDGLRPEARYVVQVRARTVAGYGQYSRPAEFETTSERGSGTQQLQEQLPLIVGSATAGLVFVVAVVVIAVVCLRKQRHGSDSEYTEKLQQYIAPGMKVYIDPFTYEDPNEAVREFAKEIDVSCVKIEEVIGAGEFGEVCRGRLKQPGRREVFVAIKTLKVGYTERQRRDFLSEASIMGQFDHPNIIRLEGVVTKSRPVMILTEFMENCALDSFLRLNDGQFTVIQLVGMLRGIAAGMKYLSEMNYVHRDLAARNILVNSNLVCKVSDFGLSRFLEDDPSDPTYTSSLGGKIPIRWTAPEAIAYRKFTSASDVWSYGIVMWEVMSYGERPYWDMSNQDVINAVEQDYRLPPPMDCPTALHQLMLDCWVRDRNLRPKFSQIVNTLDKLIRNAASLKVIASAQSGMSQPLLDRTVPDYTTFTTVGDWLDAIKMGRYKESFVSAGFATFDLVAQMTAEDLLRIGVTLAGHQKKILSSIQDMRLQMNQTLPVQV; translated from the exons ATGGCCCGAGcccgcccgccgccgccaccgccgccgggGCTCCTGCCGCTGCTCCctccgctgctgctgctgccgctgctgctgcccGCCGGCTGCCGGGCGCTGGAAG aaaccctcatGGACACAAAGTGGGTGACATCAGAGTTGGCATGGACATCTCATCCAGAAAGTGGG TGGGAAGAGGTGAGTGGCTACGATGAGGCCATGAACCCCATCCGCACGTACCAGGTGTGCAACGTGCAGGAGTCCAGCCAGAACAACTGGCTTCGCACGGGCTTCATCTGGCGGCGGGAGGTGCAGCGTGTCTACGTGGAGCTCAAGTTCACCGTGCGTGACTGCAACAGCATCCCCAACATCCCTGGCTCCTGCAAAGAGACCTTCAACCTCTTCTACTATGAGGCTGACAGCGATGTGGCCTCGGCCTCCTCGCCCTTCTGGATGGAGAACCCCTACGTGAAGGTGGATACCATCGCGCCTGACGAGAGCTTCTCGCGGCTTGACACTGGCCGCGTCAACACCAAGGTGCGAAGCTTCGGACCGCTCTCCAAGGCCGGCTTCTACTTGGCCTTCCAGGACCAGGGCGCCTGCATGTCACTCATCTCCGTGCGTGCCTTCTACAAGAAGTGTGCGTCCACCACCGCAGGCTTCGCCCTTTTCCCCGAGACCCTCACAGGGGCCGAGCCCACCTCTCTGGTCATCGCCCCCGGCACGTGCATTGCCAATGCTGTGGAGGTGTCTGTGCCACTCAAGCTTTACTGCAACGGCGACGGGGAGTGGATGGTGCCTGTGGGTGCCTGCACCTGTGCCGCCGGCCACGAGCCAGCTGCCAAGGACTCCCAGTGCCGCC CCTGTCCCCCCGGGAGTTACAAGgcaaagcagggagaggggccctgcctctcctgcccccccAATAGCCGCACCACCTCGCCAGCAGCCAGCATCTGCACCTGCCACAGTAACTTCTACCGAGCGGATTCGGACTCTGCAGACAGTGCCTGTACCA CTGTGCCATCTCCCCCCCGGGGTGTGATCTCCAACGTGAATGAGACTACACTGATCCTCGAGTGGAGCGAGCCCCGGGACCTGGGGGGCCGGGATGACCTCCTATACAACGTCATCTGCAAGAAGTGCCGCGGGGGCCCCGGGGCTGGGGGCACCTCAGCCTGCTCTCGCTGCGATGACAATGTGGAGTTTGTGCCTCGGCAGCTGGGCCTGACTGAGCGCCGGGTCCACATCAGCCATCTGCTGGCTCACACACGCTACACCTTCGAGGTGCAGGCTGTCAACGGGGTCTCGGGCAAGAGCCCTCTGCCCCCCCGCTACGCGGCCGTGAATATCACCACCAACCAGGCCG CCCCGTCCGAAGTGCCTACACTCCATCTCCACAGCAGTTCAGGCAGCAGCCTGACCCTGTCCTGGGCACCCCCAGAGCGGCCCAATGGAGTCATCCTGGACTATGAGATGAAGTACTTTGAGAAG AGTGAGGGCATTGCTTCCACGGTGACCAGCCAGAAGAACTCAGTGCAGCTGGATGGGCTGCGGCCTGAGGCCCGTTATGTGGTCCAGGTGCGAGCCCGCACCGTGGCCGGCTACGGGCAGTACAGCCGTCCGGCTGAGTTTGAGACCACAAGCGAGAGAG GCTCCGGCACCCAGCAGCTCCAGGAGCAGCTTCCCCTCATCGTGGGGTCTGCCACGGCTGGGCTGGTCTTTGTGGTGGCTGTCGTGGTCATCGCTGTCGTCTGTCTCAG gAAGCAGCGGCACGGCTCTGACTCGGAGTATACAGAGAAGCTGCAGCAATACA TTGCTCCTGGAATGAAGGTTTACATTGACCCTTTTACCTATGAGGACCCTAATGAGGCTGTGCGAGAATTTGCCAAGGAGATAGATGTATCCTGTGTCAAGATCGAGGAGGTGATTGGAGCTG GGGAATTTGGGGAAGTGTGCCGGGGTCGGCTGAAACAGCCCGGCCGCAGGGAGGTGTTCGTGGCCATCAAGACGCTGAAGGTGGGCTACACGGAGAGGCAGAGGCGGGACTTCCTCAGTGAGGCGTCCATCATGGGTCAGTTTGACCACCCCAACATAATCCGACTAGAGGGCGTGGTCACTAAAAGCCGGCCGGTCATGATTCTCACCGAGTTCATGGAGAACTGCGCCCTGGACTCCTTCCTCCGG CTCAACGATGGACAGTTCACAGTCATTCAGCTGGTGGGCATGCTTCGGGGCATTGCTGCCGGCATGAAGTACCTGTCCGAGATGAACTATGTGCACCGAGACCTGGCCGCCCGCAACATTCTGGTCAACAGCAACCTGGTCTGCAAAGTCTCAGACTTTGGCCTCTCCCGCTTCCTGGAGGATGATCCCTCCGATCCTACCTACACCAGCTCCCTG GGCGGGAAGATCCCCATTCGCTGGACTGCCCCAGAGGCCATAGCCTATCGGAAGTTCACCTCTGCTAGTGATGTCTGGAGCTATGGAATCGTCATGTGGGAGGTCATGAGCTATGGAGAGCGACCCTACTGGGACATGAGCAACCAGGAT GTCATCAATGCCGTCGAGCAGGATTACCGGCTGCCCCCACCCATGGACTGCCCCACAGCCCTGCACCAGCTCATGCTGGACTGCTGGGTGCGGGACCGGAACCTCAGGCCTAAATTCTCCCAGATTGTCAACACCCTGGACAAGCTCATCCGCAATGCTGCCAGCCTCAAGGTCATCGCCAGTGCCCAGTCTGG CATGTCACAGCCCCTCCTGGACCGCACGGTCCCGGATTACACGACCTTTACAACAGTTGGTGACTGGCTAGATGCCATCAAGATGGGGCGCTACAAGGAGAGCTTTGTCAGTGCGGGATTTGCGACCTTTGACCTGGTGGCTCAGATGACTGCAGA AGACCTGCTCCGGATCGGGGTCACCTTGGCTGGCCATCAGAAGAAGATCCTCAGCAGTATCCAGGACATGCGGCTGCAAATGAACCAGACACTGCCTGTGCAGGTCTGA